TCGGCTCGGGGGACCTCGAGCGTGACGACGGTACCGCGGGGATCGTTGTCGCTGAACGACAGGTGGCCGCCCGCCTGGGTGACGACCCAGTTGACGAGCCAGAGGCCGAGCCCGCTCGCGTGGCGAAGCTGCGTGATCTCGCGGTCGCCCTCGAGCAGTTCCCGTTCCTCGTCGGGCATTCCGGGTCCGTCGTCGGCGATCGCCACCGTCAGTGACTCGTCGTCGGGACCGTCACGCAGCGTGACGTCGATGGTCGGTCGCGGTCGGTCATTGTGTTCGACGGCGTTCTCGAGGACCTGGAAGAGGGCCATCTGGAGGTACTCGTCGGCTCGGGCGAAGCGTCGGTCCGGGAGCGATGCGGTGACCTCGACGTCGGGGTGAGCGGTTTCGAGGCGGGAGATCGCCCGTTCGATGGCGTCGGCGAGGTCGATCGGGCCTGCCGCGACCCCCTCGCGGTCGAGGACCCGCTCGACGGCGCGCGTCTTTTCCGCGAGACCGATGAGTTCGTTCGTTCGGCCCCGAATGGTTTCGACGTGCTCCTGCCCATCGTCGTCGACGGTGTCCGCGAGCAGCTCCGCACAGCCGTCGATGATATTCATCCCGTTTCGCAGGTCGTGGCGCAGGACGCGGTTGAGGATCTCGAGGCGTTTCTGTCGTTGTTTCTGTGCAGTGATGTCGGTGTAGAGCCCGAAGGCGCGATCCGACGAGCCGTCCGTCTCTATCGGGACGACCCGAAGTCTGAAATCGCGCAATCCGTCCGCCGTTTGCCGTTTGACTTCCGCCTCGCCGATTTCGCCGTGACTGCCCCGACGGTTGAGCGTGTCGGCCTCGGTCGTTCTGTCGGGTGGCACGATGAAGTCGTCGAGCGGTTCGCCGACGAGTTCCGCCTCGTCGAACCCGAAGATCCGTTCGAACGCGGGGTTGACGTCCTCGGTGATCGGACCGTCCTCGAGCCGACTGACGCTGACGACGGCGTCGGGGACGTTCTCGAACAGCGCCACGAATCGATCGCGTTCGGTTCGCAGGCGCTTTTCGAACTCGATTCGATCGAGCGCGTCGGTGACGTGGGAGAGCAGCAGTTCCGCCAGGTCGGTGTCGGCCGGCGTAAATGCCGACGGCTCCGTGGAAACGGCCTGAAACACGCCGCGATCGTCGATCGGGACGCTCAGTACCGATCTGAGCCCGTCGACTTTCGGTGCCGCGTCGTCGTCGGCGAGGATGTCGTCGACCCGGTACGGCTGCTGCGTGCGATAGGTCTTGCCGGCGATCCCATCGCCGATCGGCATCTCTTCATCGAGGTCCACATCGAGCGTGGACGAAATGGCCTGCTTGACGAGGTACTCTCCGCGGACGCTGTCGACGCAACAGACGTCGAAATTGAGCACGTCTTCGGCGGCTTCCACGGTTTCCTCGTAGACTTCCTCGCGGGTCGTACAGTCGTCGAGTCGGGAGGCGACCTCGTGAAGGGCTTCGATCTTCGCCTTCCTGTCGACGAGCTTTCGCTCCATCCGTTTTCGGTCGCTGATGTCGCGGGCGATGCCGACGGTCCCCTCGATCTCGCCGTCGGACCGCAACAGCGCCATGTTGACCTCGCCCGGTGTCCGTTCGCCGTCGGGCCCGGTCAGCGTGACCTCGTACGTCGCGACTCGTTGCTCGTCGTCGTCGACGAGCGCCTGAACCTGCCGTTGCCCGCGTTCGAGGCTCTCGTCCGTGAGGATCTTCGAGACGTGTTCGCCGAGGAGGTCGTCGCGGTCGTAGTCGATCTCCCCCATCCTGGTATCATTGACGGTGACGAACCGGCCGTCGCTGTCGAGCTGGTAGACGCAGTCGCCGACCGCCTCGACGACGGTCTTCGTCCGCTCGAGTTCGCGTTCGCGCGCCGCCCGATCGAGCGCCGCTTCGGCGGTCGACGCGAGGACGTGGAGCAGGTGGATCTCGGCGTCGCCGAAGGTCTCGTCGCCCGACGCTGCGACGGTAAACAGCCCGTGATCGCCCAGCGGCTGGAAGAGTACGTTCCCGATTTCGGTCTCGACGTCGTAGGGAATGCGCTCCATCGGGACGTTCTCCACGATGGTCGGCATTTGATCCGCGTAGGCCTCCCAGAAGATGGTGCTTCCCGGGCCGACCGACGGGATCTCGTCGGTGTGTTCGTCGAACGTCGTCGTGGTACTCGCAAGCTCGAGCGTCTCGCTGTCCTCGTCGTAGAGCCGGATCCCGGCGAGGGACTGATCGAGTACGTCCTCGGTCGCCGTCATCACGATGTCCGCGATCTCGTTGGCGGACTCGGCTCGCAGTAACTCCTGGGTCGTCTCCTGAAGCGCTTCGAGCGCGCTCGCCCGCGTGTGTTCGTCAGTGACGTCCCGGACGAACGAGAGGACGCTGACGACGTCGCCGTCGTCGTCGACGAGCGGCGTGTTCACCCACTCGCAGGTGATCGTCGTGCCGTCCTTGCAGACGTTCGGATTGACCCAGCAGACCGAGTCGCCGTCGACGATCCGGTCTCGCCACTGGAGAACGGTGTCGCGGTCGTGTTCGGGAACGATCAGCTCGAAGGCGGAGTCGCCGATCGCCTCGTCGGCGGTATACCCGAACAGCTCGGTCGCCGCCGAATTCCAGTCTCGGATTTCGTACTCGAGGGTCCACTCGACGACCGCGAGCGGCAACCGGTCGACGAACGACTCGAGGCGATCCGTCGGATCGGCCGTCGATTCCGAAAGTGTCGCGTCGGTAACCGACGGGCCGGTTGCGGGTGTGTCCGCAGATCGGTCGCCGGACGAGCGGTCGGCGGTCAATTCGCGTAGTCGCTTCGTCAGCGTTTCGACGCCCTCCGAGCGGGGAACGTAGCCGTCGGCCCCCGCGGCGACGACCGCACCCGCAAGCGCTTCGCTGCCGTCCGCGGGGTAGACGACGATCGGATTCTCGACGCCGCGGTCCCGAATCGTTCGACAGCATTCGACGGGATCCGTGTCGGATCGCGTGTCCCCGATCACGACGCAGTCGTCGCTCGAGAGCGTCTCGAGACATGCGTCGGCCGTCTCGACGACGTCGACGGTGGTGTGCGTTCCATCGAGAACGCGTTCGACAGCCCCTCCCGAGCCGGAATCGACCGCGACGATCCGGGTCGTCGGTCCGATATTCGTGCCCATCCCCTGTATTCAGTCGGTGACGAGGAGTCCCGGCACTATTACTCTTCGACTCGACTCACGAACTGAGTCGTCCACGTTTTCCGAGCAGTTGTCTCTGGATAAAAGTCGTATGGAGGCTTAGACGCCGGTTTCTTCCGATTCGAAGCCGCGGAGAACCCCCTGTCCGTCGGTCGGGCCGATGTCGGGCAAGGTCGCGCGTTCGGGGTGGGGCATCAACACCGCGACGGACTCGCGGTCGCCGAGGACGCCGGCGACGCTGTGCTTGGAGCCGTTCGGGTTCGCGTCCGGGCTTGTTTCGCCGTGTTCGTCACAGTACCGAAAGAGGACGCGGCCGTCGTCCTCGAGTTCGGCCAACCGCTCGTCGTCGATCTCGTAGCGGCCTTCGCCGTGTGCGATCGGGACCTCGATGACCTCGCCCTCGTCGTAGTGGGCGGTCCAGGGCGTGTCGTCGCGCTCGACGCGCAGGTAGACGTGCTCACACTGGAAGCGCGCGCTCTCGTTGGTCGTGAACGCGCCCTCGGTCAGCCCCGACTCGCAGCCGACCTGGGCGCCGTTACAGACGCCGAGCACGGGGACGCCGTCGGCCGCGGCCTCGCGGACCTCGGCCATGATCGGCGAGCGGGCCGCCATCGCTCCAGCCCGAAGATAGTCCCCGTAGGAGAACCCGCCGGGGAGGACGACGCCCGTCGTGTCGTCCGGAAGCCCGTCCTCGTGCCAGACGATCTCGGCGTCGATGTCGAGGTGTGTCAGGGCGCGTTCGGCGTCGCGGTCGCAGTTCGAGCCGCCGAAGCGGATGATCGAAACCGTCATCTACCGTTCGGCGACCTCCACGTCGTAGTCGTGGATGGTCGGGTTCGCCAGCAGCCGTTCGGCCATCTCGTCGGCGCGCTCGCGTGCGCCGTCCGCGGAGTCTGCCTCGAGGTCGACCTCGAACCGGTCGGCCGACCGCAGGTCCTCGAGGTCGAAGCCCAGCCGCTCGAGGGCCTGTTTCGTGGTCTCGGCCTCGGGGTCCAGGACGCCCCGCTTGAGTCGAACCGTCACCGTCGCGGTGTAGGCGGTCATTACCTGTTACCCCGTAACCGTGCTCAAAAACGCTTTCGCCTTGGCTCCGTAATACACGTTCGTGGATATTCAGGGGGACCGTCCACGCAGCGGTTTCGAGCCGGCTGCCCGCTGCCGGCCGATCACGGCGCTGGTGCGACGACGATGTCTCCCGTCGCGTGAACGGTGATCGTGTACCCGTCCAGCTGGAACGATACCTGCCCGGTGTTTCGGGCCACGGTGTCCCTCGTCGGCGCGAAGAGGGCCTCGAGGCTTTCGGGATCGATCCGGTCGTAGAGTCGCTCGACGTCGGTCGGGTCGCGTCCGGAGAGTTCCGCGACCGTCGAGACGATCGTGTTCGTCAGCGAATCGGTGCCCGCCCAGTCGTGTGAGACGAACGCCGTCTTCCGTTCGCGATCGATTCGTGATCGGCCGTGGTCGTCGTGAGTTGCCGTCATTGTGTTCACCTATCGGCTGGCGACTGTCACGCTGCGTGACTGAACGCTCGTACCACAGTCCGGCGTATAAAACCCTGTCAGACACATTACATCCGTTTGTAGGACAAAATAAAGGTGTCTCGGGGACGGGCGGGTGGTCGATCACGAGCGTCCGTCATACGCCTCTCGCGGACGACCGCCGACCGGCTTCCGAGCCGAAATCGAAGTGATCGCCACCTTCATTGCGTTCGGAATACAAATTTACGCATGAATTCGACACACAATGAACGTAGTGCGGGCGATTCTCACGCGTCTCTCCGGAAAGCAGGACTTTTAGCCGCCCGTGGACTGCAATCCGTCGTGATGAATCGATATTCGCTCGAGCGGAGGTGGCAGCGGTGACGACCGACGTGACGGAAATCACGGTGATCGGAGACGACGACACCGGGCTGGTCGCCAACGTGACCAGCCTCCTGTTCGAGCGCGGGATCAATATCGAGGACCTCGACCAGGCGGTCCGCGACGGCGTCTTCCGGATGTACCTCGCCGTCGACACCTCCGAGATGGTCTGTACGGAGGCGACGCTTCGCGAGGACCTCAACGAACTCGGCGAGGACCTCGGGCTGGACGTCCAGGTTAGGTTCCCCGCCGACCGCGAGACCCAGCAGATCGCCGTCCTCGTCACGAAGGAGAGCCACTGCCTCGAGGCGCTGTTCGAGGCCTGGGCCAACGACGAACTCGGCGCGGACATCGGGGTGGTCATCGGCAACCACGACGACCTCCAGCCGCTGGCCGAGCACTACGACGTGCCCTTCCACGACATCGGCGACGAGGGCGGGCAGCAAAACGAGGAGCGGCTCCTCGAACTCCTCGCGGAGTACGACGTCGACCTGATCGTCCTCGCGCGGTACATGCGCATCCTCAGTCCGAACGTCGTCTTCCGCTACGAGGATCGCATCATCAACGTCCACCCCTCCCTGCTGCCGGCGTTCCCCGGCGCGGAGGCCTACCGGCAGGCCGTCGAGGAAGGGGTTCGGGTCGCGGGCGTCACCGCCCACTACGTGACGACCGACCTCGATCAGGGGCCGATCATCACCCAGCGCGCGTTCGACGTCCCCGACGACGCCGACCTCGAGGAGATGAAACGCCGCGGGCAGCCCCTGGAGGCCGACGCCCTGCTCGAGGCCGTCCAGTTGCACCTGAACGGCGACGTCTCGGTCCACCGCGGTCGGACCTCGGTCCGAGAGAACGGCGCTCAGTACCAGCTCGGCCTGCCCGACGAGATCGAGGAGTTCACCCCCGATCGGCCGGTCGACGGGATCGGCAGCGCGGTCGCCGAGGATCGGTAATCTCCCGCCAGCGATCGATCGATCCGCCGTTCTGTTCGACCGTCACTTTCGGGCCGTCGCATTCGTTCTCTCGGGCGGAGTGACGACACCGGACGCGTCGGCGGAGTCGTCACAGTGCGGAAATACGACGAAAAACGTCGATCCCGCTCCGGCTTCCGATTCGACCCGGATTTCCCCGTCGTGGCGCTCGACGATCCGCTTGCACAGCGCCAATCCGATTCCCGAACCCCCCTGTTCCTCGATCGAGTGACAGCGTTGAAAGATCTCGAAGATCCGATCGGTATCGTCGGCATCGATACCGATTCCCTCGTCGCGAACCGAAATCGTCCACTCGCTCCCATCCCGCGTCGCCGACACGTGTATCCGCGGGGGTTCGTCGCCGCTGTAATCGATCGCATTGCTCACCAGATTCTGGAACAGCTGCTGGAACTGTCGTCCGTCTCCCTCGACGGTAGGCAACGGCTCTCGCGAGATCTCGGTGTCGGTCTCGTCGATCTTGAACTGCAGATCGGTGAGGACGTCGTCGAGGACGGCCTCGAGATCGACGGCTTCGAAGGAATCGCCCTGGGTTTCGACCCGGGAATACTCGAGCAAGCCGTCGATCATCGCACGCATGCGGTCGGCGCCGTCGACGGCGAATTCGATGAACTCCGTGCAATCGTCGTCGAGTTCGTCGCCGTACCGATTGTCGATGAGTCGCAGATAGCTCGTCACCATCCGGAGCGGCTCCTGTAAGTCGTGCGAGGCGGCGTACGCGAACTGCTCCAGCCGATCGTTCGAGTCTTCCAGTTCGGTGACCGCCTCCTCGAGGCGCTCTTCGGTTCGTTTCAGTTGGTCGTTTCGCGCCTCGAGGACTTCGGCCTGAATGAGCGTCTGGGCCTCGTAGACGCCGATCCCCAGTCCCGCGATCGTGCCGATCGCCAGCAGGACCGCCTGCGTCCCGAACGTGAAGTCGACGGTGACGCCGGGATGGAGCACGCGCAGGACGAGCACGACGGCCATGACGACGACGCCACCGACGGCCCGCGTCACGATGCGGGGATAGAACCTGACCGGAATGTCGCTGCCGGGTAACCAGAGCCAGATGTACAGGAGGACGGCTCCGAGAGAGCCGATCAGAACGAAATCGAGGATAGCTTCCAGGAGGATGCCGCTACTGCTCAGGGTGTGGATCGATTTCCAGATCGCGCCGAGGAGAATCACGATCCCGAGCGCGGGAACGACGCGGTGCCAGCGGCTCAGCCTACTCAGATACGATTCGAATCCGCTGGAATTCCCTACCACTACGTCTCATACGAGCGGCGAGACGGTTCAGGTGAGATTTTTAGTATACAACATACTTAAATAGATTCCTCGGATTTGGCGAGCGCCTCGCCAAGAACTCGATCGATACCGCGCCGGAGCCGAGACGCGACCGCCTGCTGCGTGATGCCGAGTTCGTCGCCGAGCTCCGCCATCGTCACGTCCCGCGGCGAATTGAAGTAGCCGCGATCGTATGCGAGGCGCAGCGCCTCCACCTGTGGGTCGGTCAACGCCGCCTCGGTCGCCGTCTCGATCGGCATGAGCGCGTTGAGCTTCGTCAGCGTGATCGGAACGCCGTCCTCTCGACAGCGTTTCTGAAAGACGGCGATGTCGCTCTGATCGTCTCCGCGGACGTCGAACGTCCACTGCCGGTTCGTCCCGACCGCCCTGACGAGCGGAATCGCCGTCTCCGTCAACGCGCTCAGAACGCCCTCGTACTCTCGGGACCACTCGACGCGAAACAGGTATTCGTCCGCGACGGAATCGACGAGTTCGATCCGTTTCACGCCCGGATGGTCGGTAAACGTGCGCTCGATGTCGTCGACTCGAGTCCCCCGAACCCAGACGTACGGCACCACCACGTTTCGGGCCGGGATGACCCGCTCGAGTTCGACCGTCACGTCCGGGAGCCGGTCGAACACGCTCCCCAGCGGAAACCGGTCGGACGGAACGGTAAACGTCGCTTCGGTGGCCATCGTTCGACCGCTACGCCCGCTCGGTAAAGCCCTGTTCGGGGGCGTCACCCGAGATGGGGCGCGAACCAGTCCACGGCGCGGTCGGCGCAACGCCGTCGAACGGTCGTCAGGCCGAATTCGACGACTCCCACTGCTCGCGGCAGTCGTCGCTACAGAAGTGTCGGTAGACGGTCTCGGCGTCTTCGACCGACGTCACGACGCGCTGTTCGGAAGACGGTCCTACGGGATCGCCACAGGATCGGCAGTCGGGTGAGTCCTCGTCCGTCGAATCAGTCATTGGGTGACAGGTGGGACGAGACCCACTTGAACGAATCCATTGCGGCGTATTCGGCCACCCTTCCCAAAACTGGACGCTTACCGCGCAAGCGGTGGACAATAGGCCGAACGCGGCTCGATCCTCGACTGTCGGGAACTCGAGCCCGTCGTCGCGATCGCTCGACACCGATCGGACGTTCTCCCGGCCGATCGTCACGCCCTCGAAGAGTGGAGTCCGCTCATCGATGAGCCGGGATTTCAGGTCCGGCGACTCGCCGGCCGTCAGCGCGACCGCGAGCGCGTCGGTGAACGGCGACTCGAGCATAATTTCACGCCGAACTGCCGTTCGTTCGAGACGGTATCCCGCTCATCATCGGTTCCGTGAACAGCACCCTTATCGCTGCCAGCGACGAACCACGATATGGTATGGCACAACGAGAAGTCCAACAGGAGTTGTCCGTCGACCAGTACACGCTCGGCCTCGTCGGTCCCGATCAGGAGTGGGCGGGAACCGTCGCGGACGGCGGCACGATTCGGACGTACACCCCGCCGGGCTGTTGGGGGCCGATGGTCACACCAGAATTCCACGGCGGCCACGAGGTCACGCGACCGATCCGGGTCGAAGGAGCGGAGGTCGGCGACGCCGTCGCGCTCCACATTCGAGACGTCGACGTGACGAGCATGGCGACGAGCACGGGATCGATGGACGAGCGCGAGGGGGCCTTCGGCGACGATCCGTTCGTCGATCACCGCTGTCCGGAGTGTGGCACGGAGTGGCCCGACTCCGTCGTCGAGGGCACTGGCCCGGAATCGATCAAGTGCGCCGAGTGCGGCGCGAACGCCTCCTCCTTCGGCTTCGAGTACGGCTACACCGTCGCCTTCGACGACGACAACACCGTCGGGATCACTCTCGACGAGGACGCCGCCCACGAGCTCGCGAAAGACGCCGACGAGGTGATGGACATCCCCGAGAACTCCCGCCAGCACCCCATCCTGCTGTACGAACCCGGCGAGATGCCCGGCACGCTGGGTCGGCTGCGCCCGTTCATCGGAAACATCGGGACGACGCCGCCGGTCACGATGCCCGACTCGCACAACGCCGGCGACTTCGGTCAGTTCCTCATCGGGGCCGAGCACGACTACGGCGTCGACAGCGAGGACGACCTCGAGGCCCGGACTGACGGCCACATGGACATCCCGCAGGTCCGGCCCGGCGCGACCCTGATCTGTCCCGTCAAGGTCGACGGCGCAGGGATCTACGTCGGCGACCTGCACGCCAATCAGGGCGACGGCGAGCTCTCCCTGCACACGACCGACGTGAGCGGATCCGTCACGATGGACGTCGAGGTCATCGAGGACCTCGAGCTCGACGGACCGGTCCTCCTGCCGCCCGAGGAGGACCTGCCGTTCATCAGCGAACCCTACAGCGACGAGGAGCGCGAGGCGGGCCGCGAACTCGGTGCCGAGCACGACGTCGACGTCGAAACCGATATGGGCCCGATCCAGGTCGTCGGCTCCGGCGCGACGGTCAACGACGCCACGCAGAACGCCTTCGACCGCGCGACGAAACTGCTCGACATGACCGAGGGCGAGGTCCGCTCGCGGTGTACGTTCACCGGCGGCGTCCAGATTGGCCGCCTCCCCGGCGTCGTCCAACTCGACATGCTCGCGCCGATGGCCGTCCTCGAGGACCGCGGCATCGACCACCTGGTGCGCGAGCAGTACGATCTGTAGGCACACTGGCCTCCTTCTTTTGCGGTGGCGCGCGCTGTGGCGCGGTGAGCCGACGGCGAACCGCGCAACGAAATTGCGCGAGGGATGAGTGAGCGCCGTGAGGCGCGAACGAATCGGCTGGGGAGGGCGTGGCTATTCCCTGTTGCCGCGATAGCAGCGAACGCTGCTCGTGTCGTTCACTCCACCGTTTGCCTGTTGGGCAGTTCGACGTGATCACCGATCGTCTATATCTCGCGTCCGTCGTAGGCCGCGAGCAACTCCTGCAGATGGGTTTTCACCGCCGTTGCTCGCTCCGCCGTCTCGCAGGGCAGCGCCGGCGGCGGATTGTACAGTTTATCCGCGATCCATGAGAGGAATTTCCCGACGGCATCGTCCGGTAACTCCCCCGGCTCCCAGCCGAGCGCGAGCACCGTCCCGTCCTCACTGATCGTCGCCCGCTCGAGATTCGTCAGTCCGTAGCACGTCGCTTTCTGACCGTCGAGCGTCTCTACGCAGAGCGAGCCGCCCTGTATTCTCCACTGCCGATCCTCGGCGACCCACTCGAACTGGCTCTCGGTGGGAACCAGACACGCATCGTGCCCGCTCAGGCCGACGATTTCGCCGGATTGGATCGCAGCATCGAGCAGCGTCGCATCGATTCTCGCATCCGAGTGATGCGGAATCGCCTCGAGCACGGGCCTTTCGCCGGTGCGGCACTCGAGTTGAAACACGAAGTGTACGCCGGCGATGCCGTCCGTCAGTGCGACCAGCTCGAACAGGGCCTCCTGCCCCGCTTCGGTGGTCGTCGGAACTCGCCACGCGGTAGCCTCGTTCCGGTCTCGCTCGGGAACCCGTTCCAGCCGATCCCGAACGGCGTCCCACACTCGCCGACAGTCGTCGCCGTCCGGGTCCATCTCCAGCTCGTCCTCTCGAACCCGGACGATCGCGGTCGTCGTGTCGGAAAGGACCAGCTCGAGGAGTGCCTGGAACTCTTCGGTGAAGCCCTCGCACTCGAGGTGGTGCGTTCGGTTCAACTCGGCGGACATATTCCGACGTAGATCGCCGGCTGAAATGAATTTGTTCGACCGATGGGTTCGCGGCGCTTTACGTCGCGGAACCGCCCTGTACGGCGGGAACGACAGACAGAGCCGCGTCTTCCGGAACTCGATCCTCGAGCCCCGCGCGCTCGCCGTCGATCGAGACCCTGACGCTCGCTCGGATCTCCTCGTCGTCGTAGAGGTGGGGCTCCGCTCGCGGGTACGACTCGACGATTGCCGCCACGGCGTCGGCGACGGTGCCGCCTGCCCACTCGAGGGTCACCGTCTTGTCGCCGGTCGCACTCCGGACGGGTCCGTACACGGTAACTACCGTCTCCATGGTTGAGCAGCGGTGCGACGGGACAAGAACCTGACTACCGATTCGCCGTCGCGAAACGAAAACGGGCGCTCGAGGCTCAGTCGTCGCTCGGCTCGACGCTGCCCGCACCGGTCGAGGCGACGTCGTGCTCGCCGATCCACTCCGAGGAGAACAGCGGTGCGGCGGCGAACCCGACCAGTGCGAGTACGAATAGCGTCAACATGACGCCTGCGACGGCCGTGATCCCGGTCGTGAGGTTGAACAGGACGATACTCGCTGCGATTCCGCCGGCGATAGCGGGGGTCATTTGCTGTCGGCCGGACGTAGCTCGGCCCCCAATATGAGGGTTACTCTGTCCGTCCGGTTTGCGGACTGATACCACTGTTCACGGAGGAAGGGGATCGAATTCGTGGATCGCGAGAGACGATCTGCGTCACTCAGAGGCGCCGAACCGCGCCGATCGCGCTCGAGAGCGGCGGTGCGTCGAAGAACTCCTGCCCGGTGTAGGCGTTAGCGCCGGCACGGTAGAGATCGCTGGCGGTCTCGAGGACCGAGTCCTCGAGCGGCTCGGGTGCCTCGTCACAGAGCGCCTTCCAGTCGGCCACGTCTTCTCGTTTCGCCTGGGCTTTGGCGGCGTCGACGGCCTGGACCCACTCGGGCTGGGTGCGCTTGTGGTACTGGCGGAGCACTTCCTTCGAGAGCTGGGTGCCCTCGTAGCTGAAGCGGTTCTCGTCGAAGGTGCCGACGACGTCGCCCACGCGGATTTCGCCCTGGTAGTAGAGGCACTCGATCTTGCCGTCCTCGTGGACCAGTCCGGCGGCGTCGGCCTGCTCGGTGATGATCCGGTTGACGTCGCGGGCGAGCGACTCCAGGTCGTCGATCGCCGCCTTCCCGGCGATGGCGTCGGCCTCCTCGCGTGCGAGGTACCGATCGCTCTCCTCGTACTTCGTGGAGAATTCGACGATCGGCTCGTCGAGATCGACTGCCTCCTCGGGCCAGCTATCGATCTCGAGCCCGTGGTCGCCGGGGTCGGTCCGGCTCCGCAGGCTCGAGCCGACGGGGACTCGGTTGCGGAAGACGATCTCGAGGGGGATCAGGTAGTTCTCGCCGGCCGCGTCGTGGT
This portion of the Natrinema salinisoli genome encodes:
- a CDS encoding DUF7576 family protein yields the protein MTDSTDEDSPDCRSCGDPVGPSSEQRVVTSVEDAETVYRHFCSDDCREQWESSNSA
- a CDS encoding MoaD/ThiS family protein encodes the protein METVVTVYGPVRSATGDKTVTLEWAGGTVADAVAAIVESYPRAEPHLYDDEEIRASVRVSIDGERAGLEDRVPEDAALSVVPAVQGGSAT
- the purQ gene encoding phosphoribosylformylglycinamidine synthase I, whose amino-acid sequence is MTVSIIRFGGSNCDRDAERALTHLDIDAEIVWHEDGLPDDTTGVVLPGGFSYGDYLRAGAMAARSPIMAEVREAAADGVPVLGVCNGAQVGCESGLTEGAFTTNESARFQCEHVYLRVERDDTPWTAHYDEGEVIEVPIAHGEGRYEIDDERLAELEDDGRVLFRYCDEHGETSPDANPNGSKHSVAGVLGDRESVAVLMPHPERATLPDIGPTDGQGVLRGFESEETGV
- a CDS encoding HalOD1 output domain-containing protein, producing the protein MTATHDDHGRSRIDRERKTAFVSHDWAGTDSLTNTIVSTVAELSGRDPTDVERLYDRIDPESLEALFAPTRDTVARNTGQVSFQLDGYTITVHATGDIVVAPAP
- a CDS encoding formyltetrahydrofolate deformylase → MTTDVTEITVIGDDDTGLVANVTSLLFERGINIEDLDQAVRDGVFRMYLAVDTSEMVCTEATLREDLNELGEDLGLDVQVRFPADRETQQIAVLVTKESHCLEALFEAWANDELGADIGVVIGNHDDLQPLAEHYDVPFHDIGDEGGQQNEERLLELLAEYDVDLIVLARYMRILSPNVVFRYEDRIINVHPSLLPAFPGAEAYRQAVEEGVRVAGVTAHYVTTDLDQGPIITQRAFDVPDDADLEEMKRRGQPLEADALLEAVQLHLNGDVSVHRGRTSVRENGAQYQLGLPDEIEEFTPDRPVDGIGSAVAEDR
- the purS gene encoding phosphoribosylformylglycinamidine synthase subunit PurS, yielding MTAYTATVTVRLKRGVLDPEAETTKQALERLGFDLEDLRSADRFEVDLEADSADGARERADEMAERLLANPTIHDYDVEVAER
- a CDS encoding acetamidase/formamidase family protein — encoded protein: MAQREVQQELSVDQYTLGLVGPDQEWAGTVADGGTIRTYTPPGCWGPMVTPEFHGGHEVTRPIRVEGAEVGDAVALHIRDVDVTSMATSTGSMDEREGAFGDDPFVDHRCPECGTEWPDSVVEGTGPESIKCAECGANASSFGFEYGYTVAFDDDNTVGITLDEDAAHELAKDADEVMDIPENSRQHPILLYEPGEMPGTLGRLRPFIGNIGTTPPVTMPDSHNAGDFGQFLIGAEHDYGVDSEDDLEARTDGHMDIPQVRPGATLICPVKVDGAGIYVGDLHANQGDGELSLHTTDVSGSVTMDVEVIEDLELDGPVLLPPEEDLPFISEPYSDEEREAGRELGAEHDVDVETDMGPIQVVGSGATVNDATQNAFDRATKLLDMTEGEVRSRCTFTGGVQIGRLPGVVQLDMLAPMAVLEDRGIDHLVREQYDL
- a CDS encoding helix-turn-helix domain-containing protein, which translates into the protein MATEATFTVPSDRFPLGSVFDRLPDVTVELERVIPARNVVVPYVWVRGTRVDDIERTFTDHPGVKRIELVDSVADEYLFRVEWSREYEGVLSALTETAIPLVRAVGTNRQWTFDVRGDDQSDIAVFQKRCREDGVPITLTKLNALMPIETATEAALTDPQVEALRLAYDRGYFNSPRDVTMAELGDELGITQQAVASRLRRGIDRVLGEALAKSEESI
- a CDS encoding sensor histidine kinase, with protein sequence MVGNSSGFESYLSRLSRWHRVVPALGIVILLGAIWKSIHTLSSSGILLEAILDFVLIGSLGAVLLYIWLWLPGSDIPVRFYPRIVTRAVGGVVVMAVVLVLRVLHPGVTVDFTFGTQAVLLAIGTIAGLGIGVYEAQTLIQAEVLEARNDQLKRTEERLEEAVTELEDSNDRLEQFAYAASHDLQEPLRMVTSYLRLIDNRYGDELDDDCTEFIEFAVDGADRMRAMIDGLLEYSRVETQGDSFEAVDLEAVLDDVLTDLQFKIDETDTEISREPLPTVEGDGRQFQQLFQNLVSNAIDYSGDEPPRIHVSATRDGSEWTISVRDEGIGIDADDTDRIFEIFQRCHSIEEQGGSGIGLALCKRIVERHDGEIRVESEAGAGSTFFVVFPHCDDSADASGVVTPPERTNATARK
- a CDS encoding PAS domain S-box protein, whose product is MGTNIGPTTRIVAVDSGSGGAVERVLDGTHTTVDVVETADACLETLSSDDCVVIGDTRSDTDPVECCRTIRDRGVENPIVVYPADGSEALAGAVVAAGADGYVPRSEGVETLTKRLRELTADRSSGDRSADTPATGPSVTDATLSESTADPTDRLESFVDRLPLAVVEWTLEYEIRDWNSAATELFGYTADEAIGDSAFELIVPEHDRDTVLQWRDRIVDGDSVCWVNPNVCKDGTTITCEWVNTPLVDDDGDVVSVLSFVRDVTDEHTRASALEALQETTQELLRAESANEIADIVMTATEDVLDQSLAGIRLYDEDSETLELASTTTTFDEHTDEIPSVGPGSTIFWEAYADQMPTIVENVPMERIPYDVETEIGNVLFQPLGDHGLFTVAASGDETFGDAEIHLLHVLASTAEAALDRAARERELERTKTVVEAVGDCVYQLDSDGRFVTVNDTRMGEIDYDRDDLLGEHVSKILTDESLERGQRQVQALVDDDEQRVATYEVTLTGPDGERTPGEVNMALLRSDGEIEGTVGIARDISDRKRMERKLVDRKAKIEALHEVASRLDDCTTREEVYEETVEAAEDVLNFDVCCVDSVRGEYLVKQAISSTLDVDLDEEMPIGDGIAGKTYRTQQPYRVDDILADDDAAPKVDGLRSVLSVPIDDRGVFQAVSTEPSAFTPADTDLAELLLSHVTDALDRIEFEKRLRTERDRFVALFENVPDAVVSVSRLEDGPITEDVNPAFERIFGFDEAELVGEPLDDFIVPPDRTTEADTLNRRGSHGEIGEAEVKRQTADGLRDFRLRVVPIETDGSSDRAFGLYTDITAQKQRQKRLEILNRVLRHDLRNGMNIIDGCAELLADTVDDDGQEHVETIRGRTNELIGLAEKTRAVERVLDREGVAAGPIDLADAIERAISRLETAHPDVEVTASLPDRRFARADEYLQMALFQVLENAVEHNDRPRPTIDVTLRDGPDDESLTVAIADDGPGMPDEERELLEGDREITQLRHASGLGLWLVNWVVTQAGGHLSFSDNDPRGTVVTLEVPRADAESIGSASDEPATSD